One stretch of Caloenas nicobarica isolate bCalNic1 chromosome 2, bCalNic1.hap1, whole genome shotgun sequence DNA includes these proteins:
- the LOC135985801 gene encoding lymphocyte antigen 6E-like encodes MKTSLLVVLVVALCTESAFSLMCFTCKDATSNVHCLSPTTCSDHEKYCVTTYSTMGFSNDRNQRITKKCSAFCPTIDLNIGIAGVASSCCETSLCNVSGASSVKTSYTMITLGILASLACILRLGF; translated from the exons ATGAAGACTTCTCTTCTTGTCGTGCTCGTCGTAGCCCTGTGCACGGAGAGCG CTTTCTCCTTGATGTGTTTCACATGCAAAGATGCAACTTCCAACGTGCACTGTCTCAGTCCAACCACATGTTCTGACCATGAGAAGTATTGTGTCACAACCTACTCTACCATGGGATTCA GCAACGACCGTAACCAGCGCATTACCAAGAAATGTTCTGCATTTTGCCCAACAATTGACCTGAATATTGGCATAGCTGGTGTTGCTTCCAGCTGCTGCGAGACTTCCTTGTGCAACGTCAGCGGTGCCAGCAGTGTGAAAACCAGCTACACCATGATAACTCTGGGCATCTTGGCCAGTCTCGCCTGCATCCTCCGTCTGGGTTTCTAA
- the LOC135985743 gene encoding lymphocyte antigen 6E-like has protein sequence MKAFLIALLVAVLCAKQASSLFCYICDNEHSNWNCLKTYKCDDNEKFCLTTYSSAGLGKDMGHRITKKCSAECPETNVNFGVAAYSTKCCSTSLCNFSGANSIKMSYTMMFLGVVASLICVIKAGL, from the exons ATGAAGGCTTTTCTGATTGCCCTGCTGGTGGCAGTCCTGTGTGCCAAGCAAG CTTCCTCGCTGTTTTGCTACATATGCGACAACGAACACTCCAACTGGAACTGTCTTAAAACCTACAAGTGTGATGACAATGAGAAATTCTGTCTCACCACATACAGTTCTGCTGGGTTGG GCAAAGACATGGGACATCGCATCACCAAGAAATGTTCTGCAGAGTGTCCCGAGACGAATGTGAACTTTGGTGTGGCGGCTTATTCCACCAAATGCTGTAGCACCTCCCTGTGCAATTTCAGTGGTGCCAACAGCATAAAAATGAGCTACACCATGATGTTCCTGGGAGTTGTGGCCAGTTTGATCTGTGTCATCAAGGCAGGATTGTGA